From Cecembia calidifontis, one genomic window encodes:
- a CDS encoding ABC transporter ATP-binding protein has product MLKAIGIQKYYGDLHVLKGVDVEIFENEVVSIVGASGAGKSTLLHILGTLDQADKGEVWIGNTLISKLKGDKLADFRNAQIGFIFQFHNLLPEFTAEENIIIPGLIAQKPDTLLRKKAAELADLLGFSGRLDHKPSELSGGEQQRVAVARALINDPKIIFADEPSGNLDSQNAQALHELFFTLRENFGQTFVIVTHNQDLAKMADRTLTMQDGTILSMDRNIKSQ; this is encoded by the coding sequence ATGCTGAAGGCAATTGGAATTCAAAAGTACTATGGAGATTTACATGTGCTCAAAGGGGTAGATGTGGAAATATTTGAGAATGAAGTAGTTTCTATAGTCGGGGCTTCTGGTGCCGGGAAAAGTACCCTCTTGCATATTCTTGGTACCCTTGACCAGGCAGATAAAGGCGAGGTATGGATTGGAAATACTTTAATTTCAAAATTAAAAGGAGATAAACTGGCAGATTTTAGAAATGCACAGATTGGATTTATTTTTCAGTTCCATAATTTATTACCGGAATTTACTGCAGAGGAAAACATCATCATTCCTGGATTGATTGCCCAAAAACCCGATACTTTGTTAAGAAAAAAAGCAGCGGAATTGGCTGACTTGCTGGGTTTTTCAGGTAGGTTGGACCATAAGCCCTCTGAACTTTCCGGAGGGGAACAGCAGAGGGTGGCTGTAGCCAGGGCTCTGATCAATGATCCTAAAATAATTTTTGCAGATGAACCAAGCGGTAACCTGGATTCACAAAATGCCCAGGCACTTCATGAGCTTTTTTTTACATTAAGAGAAAATTTCGGCCAGACTTTCGTGATTGTAACCCATAACCAGGATTTGGCAAAAATGGCGGATAGAACACTTACCATGCAGGATGGGACCATTCTTTCGATGGATAGAAATATAAAAAGCCAATAA
- a CDS encoding DMT family transporter, with the protein MLLAGFLFSLMNVSVKLVSHIPAIEIILFRSVFSLIFTYFLIKKAGVYVFGTYKKLLILRGVVGSIGLIAFFYNLQSIPLASAVTINYLAPVFTTILGIFIVKEKVRPIQFVFFGISFAGVVIIEGFDPRISGFDLAVGLIAAISMGFAYNLIRKTGNLEHPLVIMFYFPLITVPIAAIVTYFVWVMPVGWDWLILLAVGLLTQFAQYFMTLAYQNAQLSKVASLSYLGIVYALGFGYFIFDETFTLITFSGMLLVLAGVLLNVTSRK; encoded by the coding sequence ATGTTATTGGCAGGCTTCCTGTTTTCTCTGATGAATGTATCAGTGAAACTTGTTTCCCATATTCCTGCCATAGAGATTATCCTGTTCAGGTCTGTGTTCAGTTTGATATTTACTTATTTTTTGATCAAGAAAGCAGGGGTATATGTTTTTGGTACCTATAAGAAATTGCTCATTTTGCGGGGAGTGGTCGGTTCCATTGGTCTCATCGCTTTCTTTTATAACCTACAGTCCATACCCCTGGCTTCAGCAGTGACCATCAATTACCTTGCACCGGTTTTTACGACCATCTTGGGAATTTTCATCGTTAAAGAAAAAGTCAGGCCTATTCAATTTGTTTTTTTCGGGATTTCATTTGCAGGGGTAGTAATCATTGAAGGATTTGACCCGAGAATTTCAGGATTTGATCTTGCGGTGGGATTAATCGCTGCCATATCCATGGGTTTCGCTTATAACCTGATAAGAAAAACCGGTAATTTGGAACATCCTTTGGTCATCATGTTTTACTTTCCTTTGATCACAGTCCCCATCGCCGCTATAGTTACTTATTTCGTTTGGGTAATGCCAGTAGGTTGGGATTGGTTGATATTGTTGGCCGTGGGTTTATTGACCCAATTTGCCCAGTACTTCATGACCTTGGCTTATCAGAATGCCCAATTATCCAAGGTTGCCAGCCTGAGTTATCTAGGGATAGTCTATGCTTTGGGATTTGGGTATTTTATTTTTGATGAAACATTTACGCTGATTACCTTTTCAGGCATGTTATTGGTATTGGCGGGTGTTTTGTTAAATGTGACGTCAAGAAAATAA
- a CDS encoding nicotinate phosphoribosyltransferase produces MKITKDLYQGSLALLTDFYQLTMAYAYWKSGKAEEEAVFNLFFRKNPFQGGYSVAAGLDYIIDFCRNFRFEEDDLRYLREMQNTDGSPTFESAFIEYLQNMEFSCDMEAVEEGTVVFPHLPLIKVKGPLIQCQLLETPLLNIINFQTLIATKAARIVYAAKGDAVLEFGLRRAQGIDGALAASRAAYIGGCASTSNVMAGKLFGIPVSGTHAHSWIMSFDTELEAFKAYAEAFPDKCVFLVDTYDTINGVKNAIEVGKMLREKGKEMIGIRIDSGDLAYYSNIAREMLDAAGFPDAKIVASNDLDEQIITSLKMQEASINVWGVGTKLVTAYDQPALGAVYKLAAIKTEEGTWEPKVKVSQQSIKINIPGIQNAVRYSKNGKAIADMIYLEGEDLSNTQFMIIDPVDPTKRKKINTNGLDQEILLKPIFIKGQKVYERRDIHQIKQNAERNMGMFDKAHKRFVNPHIYPVGLEEKLYDIRTQLVFKMKNYDGA; encoded by the coding sequence ATGAAAATTACCAAAGACCTCTATCAAGGCTCTCTCGCCCTTTTGACAGATTTTTACCAACTGACTATGGCTTATGCTTACTGGAAATCAGGAAAAGCGGAAGAGGAAGCAGTTTTTAATTTATTTTTCAGAAAAAATCCATTTCAGGGAGGTTATTCGGTTGCAGCAGGCCTGGATTATATCATTGACTTCTGCAGGAATTTTAGATTCGAGGAGGATGACCTGCGGTACTTGAGGGAGATGCAGAATACGGATGGCTCTCCCACATTTGAGTCTGCATTTATAGAATACCTCCAAAATATGGAATTTTCCTGTGATATGGAGGCTGTAGAGGAAGGCACTGTGGTGTTTCCCCATCTGCCTTTGATCAAGGTGAAAGGTCCCCTTATTCAATGCCAGTTGCTGGAAACGCCCCTGCTGAATATTATCAATTTTCAGACACTGATTGCCACCAAAGCAGCCCGTATAGTTTATGCTGCCAAAGGGGATGCGGTATTGGAATTTGGTCTTAGAAGAGCCCAGGGAATTGACGGTGCTTTGGCCGCAAGTAGGGCAGCTTATATTGGGGGCTGCGCTTCCACCAGCAATGTCATGGCAGGTAAATTATTCGGAATTCCTGTATCCGGTACGCATGCCCATAGTTGGATCATGTCTTTTGATACCGAACTGGAGGCTTTCAAAGCCTATGCAGAGGCCTTCCCTGATAAATGTGTTTTTCTTGTGGATACCTATGATACCATCAATGGTGTCAAAAATGCCATTGAGGTGGGAAAGATGCTCAGAGAAAAGGGAAAAGAAATGATTGGGATAAGGATAGACTCAGGGGATTTGGCTTACTACAGTAATATTGCCAGGGAAATGTTGGACGCCGCAGGTTTTCCAGATGCAAAGATAGTGGCTTCCAATGACCTGGATGAGCAAATTATCACTTCGCTTAAAATGCAGGAAGCGTCGATAAATGTATGGGGGGTTGGCACCAAGTTGGTGACCGCTTATGACCAACCGGCTTTGGGTGCTGTTTATAAATTGGCGGCCATTAAAACCGAAGAGGGAACATGGGAACCCAAAGTGAAAGTTTCCCAACAATCCATAAAAATCAATATTCCGGGTATTCAGAATGCCGTCAGGTATTCAAAAAACGGTAAAGCTATTGCCGATATGATCTACCTGGAAGGAGAGGACCTTTCCAATACTCAGTTTATGATCATTGATCCTGTGGATCCAACCAAACGAAAGAAAATCAATACCAATGGTTTAGATCAGGAGATTTTACTTAAGCCTATCTTTATCAAAGGGCAGAAAGTATATGAAAGGAGAGATATCCATCAGATCAAACAAAATGCGGAAAGAAATATGGGCATGTTTGATAAAGCTCATAAACGCTTCGTGAATCCTCATATTTACCCGGTGGGATTAGAAGAAAAGCTATATGATATCAGAACCCAATTGGTATTCAAAATGAAGAATTATGATGGAGCATAA
- the prs gene encoding ribose-phosphate diphosphokinase: MEHKKIIFSIPSYTYLLDKVVTMGDFERGEIEVKIFPDGERYQRIHSPVNGKEVVLIGGTISDGDTLEIYDLAYALIKYGAKSIHLVFPYFGYSTMDRAVKLGEVVTAKSRAVMFSSLPRTSLGNHFMFFDLHSEGIPYYFEGQVLINHVYCKPIIIKAARELADDGFVMACTDAGRAKWVESLANEMGVNAAFVFKRRISGDKTEVTSISADVDGKDVVIYDDMVRTGGSLINAAEAYKAAGAKKIYTISTHGLFTNNALERIQKSGVIEKVIATDTHPNSIELQNEFLQVESIAPLIVNQLKPLAS, from the coding sequence ATGGAGCATAAAAAGATAATTTTCAGTATTCCTTCCTATACTTATTTATTGGATAAGGTGGTAACAATGGGTGATTTTGAAAGAGGAGAGATAGAAGTTAAAATTTTCCCTGATGGTGAGAGGTATCAGCGGATACATTCACCAGTGAACGGAAAAGAAGTGGTCTTAATTGGAGGTACGATTTCTGATGGGGATACTTTGGAAATTTATGATTTAGCTTATGCCCTGATCAAGTATGGCGCTAAATCAATCCATTTGGTATTTCCTTATTTTGGATATTCTACTATGGATAGGGCTGTAAAACTGGGAGAAGTAGTGACGGCAAAATCAAGAGCAGTGATGTTTTCTTCCCTTCCAAGAACAAGCTTAGGTAACCACTTTATGTTTTTTGACCTTCACTCAGAGGGGATTCCATATTATTTTGAGGGGCAAGTTCTGATCAACCATGTGTATTGTAAACCCATCATTATCAAAGCAGCCCGGGAATTGGCAGATGATGGCTTTGTCATGGCATGCACCGATGCGGGAAGAGCCAAATGGGTCGAATCCCTTGCCAATGAAATGGGAGTGAATGCAGCTTTTGTTTTCAAAAGAAGGATTTCAGGCGATAAAACAGAGGTGACAAGTATATCCGCTGATGTTGATGGCAAGGATGTGGTCATTTATGACGATATGGTACGGACTGGAGGTTCTTTGATCAATGCAGCAGAAGCTTATAAGGCCGCTGGAGCAAAAAAAATCTATACCATCAGTACCCATGGACTGTTTACCAACAATGCCTTAGAAAGGATTCAGAAATCAGGAGTTATCGAAAAAGTGATTGCCACTGACACCCATCCTAATAGTATTGAACTTCAAAACGAATTCCTTCAGGTCGAAAGTATTGCACCTTTGATAGTCAATCAACTCAAACCTTTAGCATCATAA